One Carassius auratus strain Wakin unplaced genomic scaffold, ASM336829v1 scaf_tig00017367, whole genome shotgun sequence DNA window includes the following coding sequences:
- the LOC113075646 gene encoding zona pellucida sperm-binding protein 4-like — protein MAGSWWLVQVLALCALCHALPKKGKWSKLSQNPPALMLQQTDQRLQQSVQQTNQQLPQKIQFQKQVAKAEPLDRCSVADSEQIQCGQPGISSAECEAINCCFSGQQCYYGKTVTVQCIRDGQFVVVVARDVTLPRLSLDSVSLLGGSDPACSPVGSTPSFAVYQFPVTACGTRVMEDSGYVVYENSMTSSYEVGIGPLGSITRDSHFELLFQCRYSGTSVEALVVEVNTVPPPPPVAAPGPLRVELRLANGQCVTKGCAEGDEAYTSYYSDADYPITKVLREPVYVEVHIVERTDPNIVLMLGHCWATSAPNPLSLPQWDLLVDGCPYQDDRYLTTLVPVTGSSGLQFPIHYKRFIVKMFTFVDPTSLAPLQETIFIHCSTAVCHPSSGSCEQSCGRTRRDTHVKTISSEQTVVSSRAVILIM, from the exons ATGGCTGGAAGTTGGTGGCTGGTTCAGGTATTAGCACTGTGTGCTCTCTGTCATGCTCTTCCAAAGAAGGGTAAGTGGAGTAAACTGTCCCAGAATCCTCCAGCTCTGATGCTCCAGCAAACTGACCAGCGGCTTCAGCAGTCAGTTCAACAGACTAATCAGCAGCTTCCTCAGAAGATTCAGTTTCAGAAGCAAGTAGCGAAGGCTGAGCCTTTGGACAGATGTTctgtagctgattctgagcagatccaatgtggACAACCTGGTATCAGTAGTGCTGAATGTGAagctatcaactgctgctttaGTGGACAGCAGTGTTACTATGGGAAGACCG TGACTGTCCAGTGTATaagagatggtcagtttgtggtagtggtggCTAGAGATGTTACactgcctcgactgagtctggattcaGTCAGTTTACTGGGAGGAAGTGACCCAGCTTGCAGTCCTGTGGGGTCCACACCTTCCTTTGCTGtataccagttccctgtgacTGCATGTGGCACAAGAGTGATG GAGGACAGTGGTTATGTGGTGTATGAGAACAGCATGACCTCCtcgtatgaagtggggattggaccaCTTGGTTCAATCACAAGGGACAGTCACTTTGA GCTTCTCTTCCAGTGTAGGTACTCTGGCacttctgtggaagctctggttgtggaggtcaacactgttcctccacctccaccagtagctgcCCCTGGACCCCTCAGGGTGGAGCTTAGACTGGCCAATGGTCAGTGTGTCACCAAAGGGTGTGCAGAAG gggatgaggcctacacgtcctactacagtgatgctgattatcccatcacaaaagtcctgcgggagcctgtgtatgttgaggtgcacattgtggagaggactgaccccaacattgtcctgatgctggGACACTGCTGGGCAACTTCCGCCCCCAATCCACTCAGTCTaccccagtgggaccttctggTTGATGG atgcccttaccaggatGACCGTTACCTGACCACATTGGTTCCAGTGACTGGCTCttctggtcttcagttcccaaTCCACTACAAGCGCTTCATTGTGAAGATGTTCACGTTTGTGGATCCCACATCACTGGCTCCTCTGCAGGAAACT atcttcatccactgTAGTACAGCGGTGTGCCATCCGTCTTCTGGCTCCTGTGAGCAAAGCTGCGGCAGGACGA GAAGGGACACTCATGTGAAGACCATCTCTAGTGAGCAGACGGTGGTTTCTAGTCGAGCAGTTATTCTGATCATGTGA
- the LOC113075645 gene encoding zona pellucida sperm-binding protein 4-like — protein MAGSWWLVQVLALCALCHALPKKGKWSKLSQNPPALMLQQTDQRLQQSVQQTNQQLPQKIQFQKQVAKAEPLDRCSVADSEQIQCGQPGISSAECEAINCCFSGQQCYYGKTVTVQCIRDGQFVVVVDRDVTLPRLSLDSVSLLGGSDPACSPVGSTPSFAVYQFPVTACGTRVMEDSGYVVYENRMSSSYEVGIGPLGSITRDSHFELLFQCRYSGTSVEALVVEVNTVPPPPPVAAPGPLRVELRLANGQCVTKGCAEGDEAYTSYYSDADYPITKVLREPVYVEVHIVERTDPNIVLMLGHCWATSAPNPLSLPQWDLLVDGCPYQDDRYLTTLVPVTGSSGLQFPTHYKRFIVKMFTFVDPTSLAPLQETIFIHCSTAVCHPSSGSCEQSCGRTRRDTHVKTISSEQTVVSSGAVILIT, from the exons ATGGCTGGAAGTTGGTGGCTGGTTCAGGTATTAGCACTGTGTGCTCTCTGTCATGCTCTTCCAAAGAAGGGTAAGTGGAGTAAACTGTCCCAGAATCCTCCAGCTCTGATGCTCCAGCAAACTGACCAGCGGCTTCAGCAGTCAGTTCAACAGACTAATCAGCAGCTTCCTCAGAAGATTCAGTTTCAGAAGCAAGTAGCGAAGGCTGAGCCTTTGGACAGATGTTctgtagctgattctgagcagatccaatgtggACAACCTGGTATCAGTAGTGCTGAATGTGAagctatcaactgctgctttaGTGGACAGCAGTGTTACTATGGGAAGACCG TGACTGTCCAGTGTATaagagatggtcagtttgtggtagtggtggATAGAGATGTTACactgcctcgactgagtctggattcaGTCAGTTTACTGGGAGGAAGTGACCCAGCTTGCAGTCCTGTGGGGTCCACACCTTCCTTTGCTGtataccagttccctgtgacTGCATGTGGCACAAGAGTGATG GAGGACAGTGGTTATGTGGTGTATGAGAACAGAATGAGCTCCtcgtatgaagtggggattggaccaCTTGGTTCAATCACAAGGGACAGTCACTTTGA GCTTCTCTTCCAGTGTAGGTACTCTGGCacttctgtggaagctctggttgtggaggtcaacactgttcctccacctccaccagtagctgcCCCTGGACCCCTCAGGGTGGAGCTTAGACTGGCCAATGGTCAGTGTGTCACCAAAGGGTGTGCAGAAG gggatgaggcctacacgtcctactacagtgatgctgattatcccatcacaaaagtcctgcgggagcctgtgtatgttgaggtgcacattgtggagaggactgaccccaacattgtcctgatgctggGACACTGCTGGGCAACTTCCGCCCCCAATCCACTCAGTCTaccccagtgggaccttctggTTGATGG atgcccttaccaggatGACCGTTACCTGACCACATTGGTTCCAGTGACTGGCTCttctggtcttcagttcccaacccactacaagcgcttCATTGTGAAGATGTTCACGTTTGTGGATCCCACATCACTGGCTCCTCTGCAGGAAACT atcttcatccactgTAGTACAGCGGTGTGCCATCCGTCTTCTGGCTCCTGTGAGCAAAGCTGCGGCAGGACGA GAAGGGACACTCATGTGAAGACCATCTCTAGTGAGCAGACGGTGGTTTCTAGTGGAGCAGTTATTCTGATCACGTAA